In the genome of Phlebotomus papatasi isolate M1 chromosome 2, Ppap_2.1, whole genome shotgun sequence, one region contains:
- the LOC129800555 gene encoding zinc transporter ZIP6-like has product MKMIFVRISLLLLLCSCALATVSVPNAVIVGGILKAAALKSAAIKVAALKAAALKGLALKHIVIPAVKEHVAKNKGKYEELGQKLLGGLGLSHLRHLGGHHDEYDDHDHDDKHEVHYYHDIPKHHYQEHKTEHHDYHDYHDHNEHKHEVRYYHDIPKKYSHGGGYQEEHSYGGHLPHYSYKYGVSDHHSGDQKSAWESRLGDYVKGEYTVKEPDGTKRIVSYHSDPKGGFVAHVKKVGTAHYGAHSHYVSHRADTGSQIYE; this is encoded by the coding sequence atgaaaatgatttttgtgAGGATTTCACTCCTTTTGCTATTATGTTCTTGCGCCCTGGCCACTGTGTCTGTGCCAAATGCTGTGATTGTTGGTGGAATCTTGAAAGCGGCTGCCCTCAAATCAGCCGCAATCAAAGTGGCTGCCCTCAAGGCAGCCGCCCTCAAAGGATTAGCTCTCAAGCACATCGTCATCCCAGCCGTTAAGGAACACGTTGCAAAGAACAAAGGGAAATACGAAGAACTTGGTCAGAAACTTCTTGGTGGTCTTGGTCTTAGTCACCTCCGTCATCTCGGTGGTCATCATGATGAATATGATGACCATGACCACGACGACAAGCACGAAGTTCACTACTATCACGATATCCCTAAGCATCACTACCAGGAACACAAAACTGAACATCATGACTATCATGACTACCATGACCATAATGAGCACAAGCACGAAGTTCGCTACTACCATGATATCCCTAAAAAGTACTCCCACGGTGGTGGCTACCAGGAAGAACACAGCTATGGCGGACATCTCCCTCACTACAGCTACAAATACGGAGTTAGTGATCACCATTCAGGAGATCAAAAAAGTGCCTGGGAAAGCCGTCTGGGAGATTACGTCAAGGGGGAATATACCGTGAAGGAGCCCGATGGCACAAAACGTATCGTTTCCTACCATTCCGACCCCAAAGGAGGCTTCGTGGCTCACGTCAAGAAAGTCGGTACTGCTCACTATGGTGCTCACAGTCATTACGTCAGTCATCGGGCAGACACCGGCTCCCAGATTTACGAATGA